The DNA sequence ACACCTGCCCGGTGCTGGAAGGTTAAGGAAGGTTGTTAGGGTAACCGAAGCAATTAACTGAAGCCCCAGTAAACGGCGGCCGTAACTATAACGGTCCTAAGGTAGCGAAATTCCTTGTCGGGTAAGTTCCGACCTGCACGAATGGTGTAACGATCTGGGCACTGTCTCAACCATGAGCTCTGTGAAATTGTAGTCTCGGTGAAGATGCCGAGTACCCGCAATGGGACGAAAAGACCCTGTGAACCTTTACTATAACTTCGTATTGACTTTGAATAAACAATGTGTAGGATAGGTGGGAGACTTTGAAGCGGGCACGCTAGTGTCAGTGGAGTCAACGTTGAAATACCACCCTTTGTTTATTTGGAGCCTAACTTCCTAACGGAAGGACAGTGCGTGGTGGGTAGTTTGACTGGGGTGGTCGCCTCCAAAAGAGTAACGGAGGCTTTCAAAGGTACCCTCAGCACGCTTGGTAACCGTGCGTAGAGTGTAATGGCATAAGGGTGCTTGACTGTGAGACCTACAAGTCGATCAGGTGCGAAAGCAGGACATAGTGATCCGGTGGTTCCGTATGGAAGGGCCATCGCTCATAGGATAAAAGGTACTCCGGGGATAACAGGCTAGTCTCCCCCAAGAGCTCATATCGACGGGGAGGTTCGGCACCTCGATGTCGGCTCGTCACATCCTGGGGCTGGAGAAGGTCCCAAGGGTTGGGCTGTTCGCCCATTAAAGTGGCACGCGAGCTGGGTTCAGAACGTCGTGAGACAGTTCGGTCTCTATCTATTGCGGGCGTTAGATGTTTGAGAGGGCTTGAATCTAGTACGAGAGGACCGATTTGAACAAACCTCTGGTGTATCAGTTGTTCCGCCAGGAGCACCGCTGAGTAGCTACGTTTGGAAAGGATAAGCACTGAAAGCATATAAGTGCGAAACCTGCCTCAAGATGAGACATCTTTTAAGGGTCGTTGGAGATGACAACGTTGATAGGCTATAGGTGTAAAGGCAGTAATGTCATAGCCGAGTAGTACTAATTACCCGTAGATTTATTGCCTAATTAAGGTACTCGACAGTGCAACAAGGTTTGCTCTTTGTGATAATTTTTATCGATAACTATTAGACTAAAAGATAATAGACTGATAGATAATAGACCCATGGTCTACTACCTACCACCTAAAATCTACAGCCTAATTACAATATACTGTACATCCTTTTGTACAAAACAACCTTTAGGGTGGTTTTAGCAGAGGGGCTCACCTGTTCCCATTCCGAACACAGAAGTTAAGCCCTCTAGCGCCGATGGTACTGCTAACGCGGGAGAGTAGGTCGCCGCCAGTTTTTTTAAACCTCAATCAGAAATGATTGAGGTTTTTTTTGTGCCCAAAAACCAAAGAAAAGACAAGGACAAAGAGAAGACCAAAAGATAATAGACGGATTTGGCATTACCATTTTTATCGAAAATCTTAATATTCTTAACTCCTTAATCCAGATCTATTGCTGAAAATATTTATTATCTAAAATTTATTTTTTATAGACTAACTTATCTTGTGTTTTTGTCAGGATCTTTTATTTTATTAAAATATAACATAATATTATGCTTAGTATTCTTATTCCCGGTTTTAGAGAGGACGAGTTGCACTTGCAACATTTGATGGTTGATTTCAATGGTACGCTTGCAATTGATGGAAAATTAATTGCTGGAGTGAAAGAGAAACTTAATCTGATTTCTGAAAAATTACAAGTTCATATTGTTACAGGTAATAGTTTCGGAACTGCAGAAAAAGAACTTGAAGGAATCTCCTGTACATTAAAATTGCTTTCCGCGCATAATCAAAATATTGAAAAAGGAAAGTATGTTGAGATGTTGGGGAAAGAGTCCGTGATCAGTATTGGTAATGGTAGTAAGGATAGAGAGATGGTACAGCGCTCAGTAATTGGTATTATACTTATTCAAAAAGAAGGTGCGTCAGTTGAGGCACTTATGGTTTCGAATATTGCTTGTACTAATATTCTTGATGCGCTTGATTTAATCGATAATCCTAAACGAATTTCTGCTACACTCAGAAGTTAACAATATATTATCTGGTTATTTTCTAAAAGAATTTACATGATCTGAAACTTCAGGGAATGATAAGTAAATAATATTGCTCTCTTTTATATTACAATTTTTTAAGGATTTTCTTTTGTATGATTCTACGTTTCTGTTATAAATATTTTTATTTTTTTAAAAGAAGCACTGACTAAAGTTATAGCCACGATGGAAGCGGCATCCTTTATTGTCTCGTTTTTAGAAACGAGACAATAAAGATATAGCGGACAGCGGGACTGCTCTTCGAGAACAGAGAAAATCTTTATGCTCCTTTTATTTAAAATTTTGAAACTATTGTTTACTTTTTAGTAATATTGCGAGATGAATAAATTTTTAGTTTTTATCGTTCTTTTTCTGACTGCAGGTTTTCAGGCACAGGTTATTTCCGGGATTACTTTTACAGAAAATGACAGACCACTTTCGGAGGTTAATATTTATGTTGACGGTTCCAAAATCTATACGGTTTCTGACGGCAATGGGAATTTTTCGCTCGATGTGCAAAATCAAAAAAATGCTGCGCTTGTTTTTCAGAAAAATGGGTATGAAACTTTTTCGGTGCAGATTTCTGAGGCTGTTGGAAAGAAGGTAAAAATCGTGTTACTTAAAGTTCAGGATATTGAAGAAGTTGTGCTGATTCCATATACCGACGAAGCTTACAATAAATTTATCAGTTATTTTCTGGGACAATTTGTAGGGATTGATCAGGAAAATGTGAAAATAAAAAATCAGAAAACGCTGAAGTTTGCTTTCGACAAAAAGAATCAAATTTTGAAAGTGAAAGCCCCGCAGACTTTAATTATTGAGAATAAACGATTGGCGTATCAGATTCAATTTAATCTTTTGAATTTTGAAGCGGATTTTAGAAATAATACGGTCGCTTATTCCGGAACTTCTTTTTTTAAAGATGTTAATCCGAAGAAAATAAATGAAGTTAATCGCCTGAATGCTTACCACGGAAGTATCATGCATTTTCTGAGAAGTGCTTATCAAGATCAAATTGCAGAGCAGGGATTTTGGGTAAATCATATTGTTAAACTTGATAAAGATAAAATAGTGGCTAAAGAAAAAGCTTTGGCTGTTATTGAGACGAAAATTCCCACTTCTTCTTTTATTGAAAAGGTTGGTGATAAAAAAACATTAGCATTTAAAGATATTCTTCAGGTGAATTATCCGAAGCATTATTTTGCAATTGTTAAGTCTAAAATTGTTAAAGAAACTTCGATGGTCCAGCAGACTTCTTATATTTATGTGGATGGGAATTCATTTGATATTTACCCAGATGGAAATTCTTCGGATCCTGAACAAATGATTTTACAGGGAAGTTTGAGTAATAATAAAATGGGAAATTTTCTTCCGCTCGATTATGAACCGAAGATTGATTAAACAACAGCGGTTTTCAAAAAATTATAAGATAATAAGGTGAAAATTATATTTTATAAAAAATGCCACGAATACACGAATGAAATTCGTGTATTCGTGGCAAGAAAGACTCATGTGGTGGATAATGCTTTGAACTTTTGCATTCTTTTTCCACGAAACTTTATTATTTCTTTTAGCTCTTTTGCGGTCTAAATAATCGAAAAACCTGATTCTAAATCAGCGATAATATCATCGATGTGTTCGATTCCAACGCTCAGTCTTATTTGTCCCGGACGAATTCCGGCTTTTTCTCTTTCGGCATCAGATAATTGCTCATGCGTTGTTGAAGACGGATTGATAATTAAAGTTTTCGAATCTCCAACATTCGCAACGTGGCTAATTAATGATAAATGATTAATGAATTTTACGGCGGATTCTTTTCCTCCTTTAATATCAAAACTTAACACGCCACCGAATCCTCTTTTTAAATATTTCTTTGCATTTTCATGATCTGGGAAATTGGATAAACCTGGATATAAAACTTTTTCAACTTTCGGATGATTTTCCAAAAAATCAGCAATTGTTTGTGCATTACTTACCGTTCTTTCTAAACGAAGTGACAATGTTTCCAGACCTTGTAATAGTAGAAAAGAGTTGAAAGGAGAAATTGTGGGACCAAAATCTCGCATACCTTCCACTCTGGCTTTGATGATAAAAGCGATATTTCCAAATTGAGAATTCACGCCGAAAACATCAGTGAAAACCAGACCGTGATAACTCTCACAAGGTTCTGATAATTGTGGGAATTTTCCGTTGCTCCAATCAAAATTTCCACCATCGATAATGATTCCACCAATTGAAGTTCCGTGTCCACCAATCCATTTGGTAGCTGATTCTACGACAATATTAGCACCATGTTTTAATGGTTGAAAAAGATATCCGCCAGCTCCGAAAGTGTTGTCAACAATTAAGGGAATACCATGTTTTTTGGCAACTTCTGCAACCGCTTCAAAATCGGGAATATTTAAACTGGGATTTCCAATCGTTTCAAGATAAATGGCTTTTGTATTTTCATCAATAAGTGTTTCAAAACTTTCAGGTTCGTTATCTTCTGCAAAGCGAGTTTGTATTCCTAATTTTTTAAAAGATACTTTGAACTGGTTATAACTTCCGCCGTACAAATAAGGTGAACTCACGAAATTATCGCCGTTTTGAAGGATATTAGTCAAGGCTAAAAATTGTGCAGCATGACCAGAACTTGTTGCTAAGGCTGCAACGCCGCCATGCAAAGCTGCCAGTCTTTTTTCGAAAACATCTGTTGTTGGATTCATCAAGCGCGTGTAGATATTTCCGAATTCTTTTAAACCAAAAAGATTAGCAGCATGTTCTGCATCATTAAAGGTATAACAGGCGGTTTGATAGAGCGGAACTGCTCTAGAATTGGTGGTTGAATCTACGGTTTGACCGGCGTGAACTTGCAAAGTTTCAAATTTTAAATTGCTCATATTTTAATTTATTTGTTTTAAATTTTGGGCAACTTATCCTTTGAAATACTTG is a window from the Kaistella flava (ex Peng et al. 2021) genome containing:
- a CDS encoding carboxypeptidase-like regulatory domain-containing protein codes for the protein MNKFLVFIVLFLTAGFQAQVISGITFTENDRPLSEVNIYVDGSKIYTVSDGNGNFSLDVQNQKNAALVFQKNGYETFSVQISEAVGKKVKIVLLKVQDIEEVVLIPYTDEAYNKFISYFLGQFVGIDQENVKIKNQKTLKFAFDKKNQILKVKAPQTLIIENKRLAYQIQFNLLNFEADFRNNTVAYSGTSFFKDVNPKKINEVNRLNAYHGSIMHFLRSAYQDQIAEQGFWVNHIVKLDKDKIVAKEKALAVIETKIPTSSFIEKVGDKKTLAFKDILQVNYPKHYFAIVKSKIVKETSMVQQTSYIYVDGNSFDIYPDGNSSDPEQMILQGSLSNNKMGNFLPLDYEPKID
- a CDS encoding O-acetylhomoserine aminocarboxypropyltransferase/cysteine synthase family protein; the protein is MSNLKFETLQVHAGQTVDSTTNSRAVPLYQTACYTFNDAEHAANLFGLKEFGNIYTRLMNPTTDVFEKRLAALHGGVAALATSSGHAAQFLALTNILQNGDNFVSSPYLYGGSYNQFKVSFKKLGIQTRFAEDNEPESFETLIDENTKAIYLETIGNPSLNIPDFEAVAEVAKKHGIPLIVDNTFGAGGYLFQPLKHGANIVVESATKWIGGHGTSIGGIIIDGGNFDWSNGKFPQLSEPCESYHGLVFTDVFGVNSQFGNIAFIIKARVEGMRDFGPTISPFNSFLLLQGLETLSLRLERTVSNAQTIADFLENHPKVEKVLYPGLSNFPDHENAKKYLKRGFGGVLSFDIKGGKESAVKFINHLSLISHVANVGDSKTLIINPSSTTHEQLSDAEREKAGIRPGQIRLSVGIEHIDDIIADLESGFSII
- a CDS encoding HAD family hydrolase — translated: MLSILIPGFREDELHLQHLMVDFNGTLAIDGKLIAGVKEKLNLISEKLQVHIVTGNSFGTAEKELEGISCTLKLLSAHNQNIEKGKYVEMLGKESVISIGNGSKDREMVQRSVIGIILIQKEGASVEALMVSNIACTNILDALDLIDNPKRISATLRS